Proteins encoded in a region of the Salmo trutta chromosome 34, fSalTru1.1, whole genome shotgun sequence genome:
- the LOC115173446 gene encoding transcription factor AP-2-epsilon isoform X3, producing MLVHTYSAMDRADGLTGSSPSGRLSQLSSLNQAAYSSAPPLCHTPASDFQPPYFPPPYPQSSLSYSQSQDSAYSHLSDPYNSINSIHQHQQAAWHSQRSRSDEAGLLSQSHRALSLDPRREYPGVPRLLHGLGEGAAALGDGPLGMHIGHHGLEDMQVGLFGMEEGSALGILDHSVIKKVPIPSKLNGSSLSALHLSKDGLGIGSVSNPGEVFCSVPGRLSLLSSTSKYKVTVGEVQRRLAPPECLNASLLGGVLRRAKSKNGGRCLRERLEKIGLNLPAGRRKAANVTLLTALVEGEAVHLARDFGYVCETEFPARATAEYLCRQSDPEQLPTRRSMLLATKDICKEFVDLMSQDRSPLGASRPNPCLEHGVQSNLTHFSLLTHGFGTPAICAALSAFQSYLVEAIKMLDKDQGGGKGHHEKEMKHRK from the exons ATGTTAGTCCACACATATTCCGCTATG GACCGCGCAGACGGACTGACCGGCTCCTCGCCGAGTGGGCGACTGTCGCAACTCTCCTCGCTGAACCAGGCAGCTTACTCCTCGGCTCCCCCGCTTTGCCACACACCGGCCTCTGACTTCCAACCTCCGTACTTCCCCCCTCCATACCCACAGTCTTCGCTCTCATACTCCCAGAGCCAGGACTCTGCATACTCTCACTTATCGGACCCCTACAACTCCATCAACTCCATACATCAGCATCAGCAAGCGGCATGGCACTCGCAGAGATCGCGGTCGGACGAGGCGGGGCTATTGTCACAGTCACACCGGGCTTTAAGCCTCGACCCCCGTCGGGAGTACCCCGGTGTACCCCGGCTTCTCCACGGACTCGGGGAGGGTGCCGCAGCTCTAGGAGACGGTCCTCTTGGAATGCATATTGGACATCACGGACTGGAGGACATGCAGGTGGGTTTATTT GGAATGGAGGAGGGATCGGCCTTGGGCATCCTGGACCACTCCGTCATTAAGAAAG ttccCATCCCCTCCAAGCTGAACGGCTCGTCCCTGTCGGCTCTCCACCTCAGTAAGGATGGTCTAGGGATTGGTTCCGTGTCCAACCCAGGGGAGGTGTTCTGCTCCGTCCCCGGCCGCCTCTCCCTCCTCAGCTCCACCTCCAAGTACAAGGTCACCGTGGGGGAGGTGCAGCGACGGCTGGCCCCGCCCGAGTGCCTGAACGCTTCCCTGTTGGGCGGAGTCCTGCGCAG ggCAAAGTCAAAGAATGGTGGGCGCTGTCTGAGAGAGCGTCTGGAAAAGATCGGGCTTAATCTCCCCGCCGGGCGACGCAAGGCAGCCAACGTCACCCTCCTAACGGCTCTAGTGGAGG GCGAGGCGGTCCACCTGGCCCGTGACTTTGGGTACGTGTGCGAGACGGAGTTCCCTGCCAGAGCGACAGCAGAGTATCTGTGTAGGCAGAGTGACCCCGAGCAGCTTCCCACACGACGCAGTATGCTGCTGGCCACCAA GGATATCTGCAAGGAGTTCGTGGACCTGATGTCCCAGGACCGCTCTCCTCTGGGGGCGAGTCGTCCCAACCCCTGTCTGGAGCACGGGGTCCAGAGCAATCTCACCCACTTCAGCCTGCTCACCCACGGCTTCGGTACCCCCGCTATCTGCGCCGCCCTCTCCGCCTTCCAGAGCTACCTGGTGGAGGCCATCAAAATGCTGGACAAGGACCAGGGGGGTGGCAAGGGCCACCACGAGAAGGAGATGAAGCACCGCAAATAG
- the LOC115173446 gene encoding transcription factor AP-2-epsilon isoform X1 has translation MLWKSRTKTEPYCLQDRADGLTGSSPSGRLSQLSSLNQAAYSSAPPLCHTPASDFQPPYFPPPYPQSSLSYSQSQDSAYSHLSDPYNSINSIHQHQQAAWHSQRSRSDEAGLLSQSHRALSLDPRREYPGVPRLLHGLGEGAAALGDGPLGMHIGHHGLEDMQVGLFGMEEGSALGILDHSVIKKVPIPSKLNGSSLSALHLSKDGLGIGSVSNPGEVFCSVPGRLSLLSSTSKYKVTVGEVQRRLAPPECLNASLLGGVLRRAKSKNGGRCLRERLEKIGLNLPAGRRKAANVTLLTALVEGEAVHLARDFGYVCETEFPARATAEYLCRQSDPEQLPTRRSMLLATKDICKEFVDLMSQDRSPLGASRPNPCLEHGVQSNLTHFSLLTHGFGTPAICAALSAFQSYLVEAIKMLDKDQGGGKGHHEKEMKHRK, from the exons ATGCTTTGGAAATCGCGAACGAAGACTGAGCCCTACTGTCTTCAG GACCGCGCAGACGGACTGACCGGCTCCTCGCCGAGTGGGCGACTGTCGCAACTCTCCTCGCTGAACCAGGCAGCTTACTCCTCGGCTCCCCCGCTTTGCCACACACCGGCCTCTGACTTCCAACCTCCGTACTTCCCCCCTCCATACCCACAGTCTTCGCTCTCATACTCCCAGAGCCAGGACTCTGCATACTCTCACTTATCGGACCCCTACAACTCCATCAACTCCATACATCAGCATCAGCAAGCGGCATGGCACTCGCAGAGATCGCGGTCGGACGAGGCGGGGCTATTGTCACAGTCACACCGGGCTTTAAGCCTCGACCCCCGTCGGGAGTACCCCGGTGTACCCCGGCTTCTCCACGGACTCGGGGAGGGTGCCGCAGCTCTAGGAGACGGTCCTCTTGGAATGCATATTGGACATCACGGACTGGAGGACATGCAGGTGGGTTTATTT GGAATGGAGGAGGGATCGGCCTTGGGCATCCTGGACCACTCCGTCATTAAGAAAG ttccCATCCCCTCCAAGCTGAACGGCTCGTCCCTGTCGGCTCTCCACCTCAGTAAGGATGGTCTAGGGATTGGTTCCGTGTCCAACCCAGGGGAGGTGTTCTGCTCCGTCCCCGGCCGCCTCTCCCTCCTCAGCTCCACCTCCAAGTACAAGGTCACCGTGGGGGAGGTGCAGCGACGGCTGGCCCCGCCCGAGTGCCTGAACGCTTCCCTGTTGGGCGGAGTCCTGCGCAG ggCAAAGTCAAAGAATGGTGGGCGCTGTCTGAGAGAGCGTCTGGAAAAGATCGGGCTTAATCTCCCCGCCGGGCGACGCAAGGCAGCCAACGTCACCCTCCTAACGGCTCTAGTGGAGG GCGAGGCGGTCCACCTGGCCCGTGACTTTGGGTACGTGTGCGAGACGGAGTTCCCTGCCAGAGCGACAGCAGAGTATCTGTGTAGGCAGAGTGACCCCGAGCAGCTTCCCACACGACGCAGTATGCTGCTGGCCACCAA GGATATCTGCAAGGAGTTCGTGGACCTGATGTCCCAGGACCGCTCTCCTCTGGGGGCGAGTCGTCCCAACCCCTGTCTGGAGCACGGGGTCCAGAGCAATCTCACCCACTTCAGCCTGCTCACCCACGGCTTCGGTACCCCCGCTATCTGCGCCGCCCTCTCCGCCTTCCAGAGCTACCTGGTGGAGGCCATCAAAATGCTGGACAAGGACCAGGGGGGTGGCAAGGGCCACCACGAGAAGGAGATGAAGCACCGCAAATAG
- the LOC115173446 gene encoding transcription factor AP-2-epsilon isoform X4, whose protein sequence is MLVHTYSAMDRADGLTGSSPSGRLSQLSSLNQAAYSSAPPLCHTPASDFQPPYFPPPYPQSSLSYSQSQDSAYSHLSDPYNSINSIHQHQQAAWHSQRSRSDEAGLLSQSHRALSLDPRREYPGVPRLLHGLGEGAAALGDGPLGMHIGHHGLEDMQGMEEGSALGILDHSVIKKVPIPSKLNGSSLSALHLSKDGLGIGSVSNPGEVFCSVPGRLSLLSSTSKYKVTVGEVQRRLAPPECLNASLLGGVLRRAKSKNGGRCLRERLEKIGLNLPAGRRKAANVTLLTALVEGEAVHLARDFGYVCETEFPARATAEYLCRQSDPEQLPTRRSMLLATKDICKEFVDLMSQDRSPLGASRPNPCLEHGVQSNLTHFSLLTHGFGTPAICAALSAFQSYLVEAIKMLDKDQGGGKGHHEKEMKHRK, encoded by the exons ATGTTAGTCCACACATATTCCGCTATG GACCGCGCAGACGGACTGACCGGCTCCTCGCCGAGTGGGCGACTGTCGCAACTCTCCTCGCTGAACCAGGCAGCTTACTCCTCGGCTCCCCCGCTTTGCCACACACCGGCCTCTGACTTCCAACCTCCGTACTTCCCCCCTCCATACCCACAGTCTTCGCTCTCATACTCCCAGAGCCAGGACTCTGCATACTCTCACTTATCGGACCCCTACAACTCCATCAACTCCATACATCAGCATCAGCAAGCGGCATGGCACTCGCAGAGATCGCGGTCGGACGAGGCGGGGCTATTGTCACAGTCACACCGGGCTTTAAGCCTCGACCCCCGTCGGGAGTACCCCGGTGTACCCCGGCTTCTCCACGGACTCGGGGAGGGTGCCGCAGCTCTAGGAGACGGTCCTCTTGGAATGCATATTGGACATCACGGACTGGAGGACATGCAG GGAATGGAGGAGGGATCGGCCTTGGGCATCCTGGACCACTCCGTCATTAAGAAAG ttccCATCCCCTCCAAGCTGAACGGCTCGTCCCTGTCGGCTCTCCACCTCAGTAAGGATGGTCTAGGGATTGGTTCCGTGTCCAACCCAGGGGAGGTGTTCTGCTCCGTCCCCGGCCGCCTCTCCCTCCTCAGCTCCACCTCCAAGTACAAGGTCACCGTGGGGGAGGTGCAGCGACGGCTGGCCCCGCCCGAGTGCCTGAACGCTTCCCTGTTGGGCGGAGTCCTGCGCAG ggCAAAGTCAAAGAATGGTGGGCGCTGTCTGAGAGAGCGTCTGGAAAAGATCGGGCTTAATCTCCCCGCCGGGCGACGCAAGGCAGCCAACGTCACCCTCCTAACGGCTCTAGTGGAGG GCGAGGCGGTCCACCTGGCCCGTGACTTTGGGTACGTGTGCGAGACGGAGTTCCCTGCCAGAGCGACAGCAGAGTATCTGTGTAGGCAGAGTGACCCCGAGCAGCTTCCCACACGACGCAGTATGCTGCTGGCCACCAA GGATATCTGCAAGGAGTTCGTGGACCTGATGTCCCAGGACCGCTCTCCTCTGGGGGCGAGTCGTCCCAACCCCTGTCTGGAGCACGGGGTCCAGAGCAATCTCACCCACTTCAGCCTGCTCACCCACGGCTTCGGTACCCCCGCTATCTGCGCCGCCCTCTCCGCCTTCCAGAGCTACCTGGTGGAGGCCATCAAAATGCTGGACAAGGACCAGGGGGGTGGCAAGGGCCACCACGAGAAGGAGATGAAGCACCGCAAATAG
- the LOC115173446 gene encoding transcription factor AP-2-epsilon isoform X2 has translation MLWKSRTKTEPYCLQDRADGLTGSSPSGRLSQLSSLNQAAYSSAPPLCHTPASDFQPPYFPPPYPQSSLSYSQSQDSAYSHLSDPYNSINSIHQHQQAAWHSQRSRSDEAGLLSQSHRALSLDPRREYPGVPRLLHGLGEGAAALGDGPLGMHIGHHGLEDMQGMEEGSALGILDHSVIKKVPIPSKLNGSSLSALHLSKDGLGIGSVSNPGEVFCSVPGRLSLLSSTSKYKVTVGEVQRRLAPPECLNASLLGGVLRRAKSKNGGRCLRERLEKIGLNLPAGRRKAANVTLLTALVEGEAVHLARDFGYVCETEFPARATAEYLCRQSDPEQLPTRRSMLLATKDICKEFVDLMSQDRSPLGASRPNPCLEHGVQSNLTHFSLLTHGFGTPAICAALSAFQSYLVEAIKMLDKDQGGGKGHHEKEMKHRK, from the exons ATGCTTTGGAAATCGCGAACGAAGACTGAGCCCTACTGTCTTCAG GACCGCGCAGACGGACTGACCGGCTCCTCGCCGAGTGGGCGACTGTCGCAACTCTCCTCGCTGAACCAGGCAGCTTACTCCTCGGCTCCCCCGCTTTGCCACACACCGGCCTCTGACTTCCAACCTCCGTACTTCCCCCCTCCATACCCACAGTCTTCGCTCTCATACTCCCAGAGCCAGGACTCTGCATACTCTCACTTATCGGACCCCTACAACTCCATCAACTCCATACATCAGCATCAGCAAGCGGCATGGCACTCGCAGAGATCGCGGTCGGACGAGGCGGGGCTATTGTCACAGTCACACCGGGCTTTAAGCCTCGACCCCCGTCGGGAGTACCCCGGTGTACCCCGGCTTCTCCACGGACTCGGGGAGGGTGCCGCAGCTCTAGGAGACGGTCCTCTTGGAATGCATATTGGACATCACGGACTGGAGGACATGCAG GGAATGGAGGAGGGATCGGCCTTGGGCATCCTGGACCACTCCGTCATTAAGAAAG ttccCATCCCCTCCAAGCTGAACGGCTCGTCCCTGTCGGCTCTCCACCTCAGTAAGGATGGTCTAGGGATTGGTTCCGTGTCCAACCCAGGGGAGGTGTTCTGCTCCGTCCCCGGCCGCCTCTCCCTCCTCAGCTCCACCTCCAAGTACAAGGTCACCGTGGGGGAGGTGCAGCGACGGCTGGCCCCGCCCGAGTGCCTGAACGCTTCCCTGTTGGGCGGAGTCCTGCGCAG ggCAAAGTCAAAGAATGGTGGGCGCTGTCTGAGAGAGCGTCTGGAAAAGATCGGGCTTAATCTCCCCGCCGGGCGACGCAAGGCAGCCAACGTCACCCTCCTAACGGCTCTAGTGGAGG GCGAGGCGGTCCACCTGGCCCGTGACTTTGGGTACGTGTGCGAGACGGAGTTCCCTGCCAGAGCGACAGCAGAGTATCTGTGTAGGCAGAGTGACCCCGAGCAGCTTCCCACACGACGCAGTATGCTGCTGGCCACCAA GGATATCTGCAAGGAGTTCGTGGACCTGATGTCCCAGGACCGCTCTCCTCTGGGGGCGAGTCGTCCCAACCCCTGTCTGGAGCACGGGGTCCAGAGCAATCTCACCCACTTCAGCCTGCTCACCCACGGCTTCGGTACCCCCGCTATCTGCGCCGCCCTCTCCGCCTTCCAGAGCTACCTGGTGGAGGCCATCAAAATGCTGGACAAGGACCAGGGGGGTGGCAAGGGCCACCACGAGAAGGAGATGAAGCACCGCAAATAG